One Rubripirellula reticaptiva genomic region harbors:
- a CDS encoding metal ABC transporter permease has product MIALQVLTVSTTSTLPMSLIENLFAYNTLVVLAGTMLLGVAAGITGTFLMLRGRALAGDVIGHAALPGVAVAFLVYASIAPEAGKSLPVMLIGGAISSGLAMLSVLWLRRVARLPEDAVMAIVLSTFFGIGVVLMPIVQASPTGSQAGLPGFIFGQAASIRQSDVFLLAGIAIVAILASTMLLKEWTLMCFDEGLATVLGYPVRLLDLLLMSLVVAVCVAGMQSVGLLLIVGLLIIPASAARYWSDSIRPNIWISAAIGALAAGFGSVASAIVPKLSTGAIIVVVASGLLAVSAMVGRRHGWMFK; this is encoded by the coding sequence GTGATCGCACTTCAGGTCCTGACCGTTTCCACAACCTCAACGTTGCCGATGTCGCTGATTGAAAACCTGTTCGCCTACAATACCCTCGTCGTGCTTGCCGGCACGATGCTGTTGGGGGTTGCTGCAGGAATCACGGGCACGTTCTTGATGCTGCGAGGTCGAGCGTTGGCTGGCGACGTGATCGGTCATGCGGCGTTGCCAGGCGTCGCGGTTGCATTTTTGGTATACGCATCGATCGCACCCGAAGCCGGCAAAAGTTTGCCGGTGATGTTGATTGGCGGCGCGATCAGCAGCGGCTTGGCGATGCTGTCGGTGCTGTGGCTGCGGCGTGTCGCCCGGTTGCCCGAGGACGCTGTGATGGCGATTGTGCTGAGTACGTTTTTTGGCATCGGTGTGGTGCTGATGCCGATCGTTCAAGCCTCGCCAACGGGCAGCCAAGCGGGTTTGCCGGGATTCATTTTTGGACAAGCTGCGTCGATACGGCAGTCCGATGTTTTTTTATTGGCAGGCATCGCGATCGTGGCGATTCTGGCCAGCACGATGTTGTTGAAAGAATGGACGTTGATGTGTTTCGACGAAGGGCTGGCGACCGTTTTGGGGTACCCCGTTCGGTTACTGGACTTGTTACTGATGTCGCTGGTTGTGGCCGTGTGCGTGGCGGGAATGCAGTCCGTCGGTTTGTTGTTGATCGTGGGGCTGTTGATCATCCCCGCCAGTGCCGCACGATACTGGAGCGATTCGATTCGGCCGAACATTTGGATTTCGGCTGCGATTGGTGCGTTGGCAGCAGGGTTTGGTTCGGTCGCCAGCGCGATCGTGCCCAAACTGAGCACCGGTGCGATCATTGTCGTTGTCGCGTCGGGCTTGTTGGCGGTCAGTGCAATGGTGGGGCGTCGTCACGGATGGATGTTCAAGTAG